The genome window AAAATGAACTATATATCAAACGCAAACCTAAAAGAAGCAGATGCAGAAGTATTCGAAATTTGTGAAAACGAATTAGAACGACAAACAAATCACCTAGAAATGATTGCAAGTGAGAACTTTACATCACCAGCAGTTATGCAAGCAATGGGTTCTGTTTTTACAAACAAATATGCAGAAGGTTATCCTTATAAAAGATATTATGGTGGATGTGAACAAGCTGATAAAGTAGAACAATTAGCAATTGATAGAGCTTGTGAAATATTTGGATGTAATTACGCAAATGTACAACCACACTCAGGTTCTCAAGCAAATGGTGCAGTATATGCAGCATTAATTAAAGCAGGTGATAAAATTCTTGGTATGGATTTATCTCATGGTGGACACTTAACACATGGTTCTAAACCATCATTTTCTGGTAAAAATTATCATGCATTTTATTATGGTGTAGAATTAGATGGAAGAATTAACTATGAAAGAGTAATGGATATAGCAAAAATCACTCAACCAAAAATTATAGTTTGTGGGGCAAGTGCATACGCAAGAGAAATTGATTTTGCTAAATTTAGAGAAATAGCTGATGCAGTAGGAGCAATTCTTTTTGCAGATATTGCACATATCGCAGGATTAGTAGCAGCTGGAGAACATATGAGTCCATTCCCTTATGCAGATGTAGTAACAACTACAACACATAAAACACTTCGAGGACCAAGAGGTGGAATGATAATGACAAATGATGAAGATATTGCTAAGAAAATAAACTCAGCAATTTTCCCAGGATTACAAGGTGGACCATTAGTTCATGTAATAGCAGGAAAAGCAGTAGCATTT of Poseidonibacter antarcticus contains these proteins:
- a CDS encoding serine hydroxymethyltransferase, whose protein sequence is MNYISNANLKEADAEVFEICENELERQTNHLEMIASENFTSPAVMQAMGSVFTNKYAEGYPYKRYYGGCEQADKVEQLAIDRACEIFGCNYANVQPHSGSQANGAVYAALIKAGDKILGMDLSHGGHLTHGSKPSFSGKNYHAFYYGVELDGRINYERVMDIAKITQPKIIVCGASAYAREIDFAKFREIADAVGAILFADIAHIAGLVAAGEHMSPFPYADVVTTTTHKTLRGPRGGMIMTNDEDIAKKINSAIFPGLQGGPLVHVIAGKAVAFKEILDPKWKDYAKQVKANAKVLGEVLVSRGYDIVSGGTDNHLVLVSFLNKPFSGKEADAALGNAGITVNKNTVPGETRSPFVTSGIRVGSPALTARGMKEKEFEIIANKMCDVLDDIENTKLQETIAQELKELASNFVIYTQSTY